The window cttttatttttttaaaatatatttctaCCACAGTCTTCAAAATCAGCTACATTTATTAATCTACATCAGCCGATAACGTCACCACCACCCACCACCCGTCATCGCCAACACCATCAGTTTGTCGTGGCAACCACCATTAGCATATTGTACGGGTACCGTTCTAGTCCAATTAAAAATGTTAGAGTTTAATGGGCCTGACTCTAGATTAATTGGTGTGTGAGAGCAAACTTTGAGCACGAAGCTTATTGGCTTGAGCTTAAGCCACTATGAACTTTGTGAAAGACTAGTCTTCTATATATCATTATCACATTGAATTaacaaaatatcaattaagatttttttaatgtaaaaggttttcaaaataagaaaaatttaactttaataattataattaagcttataattaaataagttaaataaatatgtaaggTAATTACTGTCTATAACGTTTTTATTCTCCTCTTTGATAGTTTCATCCTTGATTTTTCAACAACTTTTCAACCGCCATCTTCTCGCCGGCGCATCACCAGGTACCACAGGGACTATATCTGTAATTTCAATTTTTATGACATTTTATCTTATGCCCTAATTTTATTTAGATTATAAGTTTGTGAATTATGAAATGCATACACAGTAACAGTACTAGTTAGGTTTCTAAGCCCTACCGCACGACTGCGAAAAAGTCTTTATCTTTAAGATTGTTTATTAGGACTTTACTCTATTAgtcgtttttttttataatagcGAGTTAGTAGTTACCAGTTAGTATTTGAGACACCAcggtgacatccaattgggccgTATGCGGAGCTCGAACCACGCATGCCTGGGATGAAACCCAGGATTCGAACCCTGTTGGATTTCCCCAAGGTCTAAGACCTCATTGTATTATTGTATTACTCTATTAGTCGTTTATTATCGTTTGTTTCTAGAAGCTAATGGCATTTATTGCAGGGGTAGAGAATTAGGATTGAGCGATGTCGAAGGTATTGAAATTGGTGAAAAAAAGTAAGAAGGCGTTGGGAGAGTCGAGTTTGGTCAAAGTCTTGCAGTCAGAGATCAGACATGAGCTCTCTAATGATCTTTACAAGGTACCACCGCTGATTctgtgttctttttttttttttagtttgcaTTCGTATGCATTATTTCTTAGTAAACTGCTTTCGGCAATGAGCTGTGCCAAATGGACTAGTTCAATCGGTAATACAGTTCTAACAATGCCGTTTTAATTATgaactttcttttattttgtttgtaaaaAGTTGATAAATTTGATCATTTAGAACATATAGCTAACAGCTGAGTACTAGTGTGGCACGGAGTGACAAGAAAAAAGCACCTTTTGATATAATATGTTGGTTCCACCACAATGTTGGAACGTAAATGGTTTCAAATTTATATGAGGTTGCTCGATCAtacttataattttgttttccGTGCCCTGTAAATTCTTATTACGAAATTGAATGTTTCTATTCAACATGTATTATAAATAGATGTTTCACATTGTATGGTGGATGTTATCAAATACCTAAAAAGACAGAATTTAGCACATTAACATCTTGAAGCTGTACTCATTTATAGCTAACTAAGAATTTTTATCCATAATTTCTTGAATTTATTACACAAATTTATAGCTAACTAAGAATTTTTATCCAACTTACATTATGCTTACACAAAATCTGTAATTGTCATATCAGGCGCCATGCCTGAAGTTATTTGCGCTTTTTCTCTCAAGTGAAAATTGACCACACAATCTGTTTGTTGATGGGTCACCCCCAATAATTCTAGGCATAGTGCCCTTTTATACTAATATTAGAATAATCAGTCTAAGGTAAATGTGGAACAAAAAGATGTGTAATGATAATATAGGTTTTGTGCAGAACTTGGTATATACAAGATGGATCCTAACTAGTTTGTTCATTCCTTACCATGGATGTGAATTCAGAATGAAAGAGGATCATTAGGAGATTTTGTGATTGATTGGGATTCATCACAATCCAGAGACATTATGATGCGCAAAAAGTGTGAGTCTGGTGAGGAGGTTGCTATATCCGCATTGCTAGGTGATGAAACGTTTTTAGGAGATGTCGGTTATCCCAAAGAGGCTGAGATGAAGGTGTGTGTAAAAAAGACTGGGTTGAGCTCTATCTTGCAGTTTGATTGTAAAGTTGTAGATGAAGGTCAAGATAAAGTTGACTTTCATATTCAAAATGCCTTTTATTTGAAGTGGCCTACCAATTTGAGTTCTTCAGTCTACAGAGGTCCCGAGTTCAGGTACATTTCAGTTGCTTTCATATTGTAATTTTGTAATCTAAGGGAGAAAGGCATAGAAATGCTAGTGATCATTTTTAGCTAATTCAAATTCAGTGTTGTATCGGTCGTCTATACGCATGACCTCATTTATTCCCTCTGGAGTCCATTAATTACCTCGCAGTTTTATGGAGTTGCCAACATTTAGATACATATGCTTCTTGCAAAACCATGAAAACCTGTTGCACAAAAATTTACAGGAATTGGAAATGTTGCAATTTTATGGTATATTTCAACGACGTATTCACATTTTTATGCGGGGGAGGTAggattaattttgtttatggaTGGCTATAGATTCTTTTGCAACACCTATCTATGTCTAGGTATCATAATCTGACTTGAAATATTGGCTGAGGAGTACCATGCCCTTCTATGATGGTGTACTAATATCTACagttatacataaataaattacgAATATATTGGGAAAATTTATTCACAAGTACTATAATTAACTCTAAAGCTAAAGTTAAAGTGATTATAGATGTAAAAGTTTTTTGCATATATTAAGGGttataaattacaaatatgGTGCTTTTCAGATTCCTCTCATGTTATTTGAAAAGCTGCCCTTAAACGTAAGAGTTTTGATTTTCCTTCTAAAAATGCCAATGCCTCTAAAAAGTTTGTCGTTGAATGGACGTGTGTCACTTATGGATATTTGAATGTTTATGCTATATTTGGATCCAAAGTCAAatgtggtttgtttttttttttaaagtgttgtTATGGGTTTTCTTATCTGTTACAGGGACTTAGACCCTGATTTGCAACAAGAGCTGAAACATTACCTGATATCTAAAGGAATAGGGGAAAGCTTTTCTAACTTCCTCCTCCACTACTTACATAAGAAGGAGCAAAATCAGTACATAAATTGGTTGCAGAATTTGGAAGCCCTGGCGGCAAAAAGCTGACTGATGATGGTCTCCCCATTCCTGCCATTACACTGACGTAAGAAATATCTAATTTCATGATATTTTGGCTAGCATTGCTTATTGATTAAATGACCTAAAAGGTAACTTCGTGCCACATTAGCTATAGCAGTGTTGTCCGGATTTATGTTGTTATAATCAGAATTATCGCTTTTTACCGGTAAATTTAGAAGCCAGATACTATAATGagtaattttttgaaagtcaGTTGCTATTTGTTACAATTAGCAGTTGCAggattttataaaataatataatgctGTAATCATGTTTATGACGATGAATATTTATAAAGAGGAACGATTCTGGACATTAAGTGTATTGGGGCAATCTGTCCTATTGTGACCTCCCTGAACCAAAATGATATTTGGTAGCTAGAGTATTGCTGAAATCAGGGAAGACACTTTCACGGACTAAGACACTTAATCAATGTCAAACCAAACTGTCCATGCTAGACCTACCAAAACAAGGAATTTTGTAGCAATTGCGAGTGTCTCACGCAGGCTTAACACTTGTGGTTTTTTTCCCCTCGGAGTAGGTTATGAATTATTTCACTTGGTCATAGTTGACCATTCTTGGTTTGACCTTTATCGGGAGTCTTGACCCGTGAATGATATTGGGCTTGATTATGTGATTTATGTCTGCATGCTATCAAGTATCAGCTCGGTTGGTACTAGTCATCTATATCAATACTCTCTACTATAGTACTATAGGCTGGTAAGATGAGGGTTTGGTTAGGGGTAAAATATCAAAAAGGCTAATTTTAATGTATGGGTTGGGTGGACCCGAGTTATTAACTAAGTATTAAAAAGAGAGAACGAAAGAAACTGCTCACTGCCGCCTAACGCGGGtcttgagccccaataccttgacggtgtatgagagaggttaagatgtaggcataCCTTACCTCTActaaggtagagaggctgcttccacgtgcatgagatgaggatcgaacctttgacctctgtctccatgGGTCATGGTGCACGCCAACGTGATAAATATCATTACAATGCTTATGCTATGGTAATTTAACTTTGAACACATGTCTGGTCCTCCTAATTAACCTACTTGTGAACACTAGTCTATAATGTTTACTACAACCATCAGTATCAATGTTCGGTAAGAGAATATTTGGGAATAAATTTGGaaggatatatataattactcaACCAATTTAGCAGGCTGCGTGCCAGTGTCACTGTGTGCATTAAAAACAGCCACTTGTCCTAGCCCCAGCCCCCAGGATGAATGATTGGGTGATTGGGCCCCCATTAATGAACCCAAAATGGCGTTCTAAAAACATGTTTATATTAAGACCACTTGTATTGAGCGGCATAATCCACAACTTATTAATTACGGGACTAAAATGCACAAATGTGTTAATGAGTCATCGACATCACACATTTTTGTATTAGATACAGTACCTAAGGGTTGACATGATAACTTATAAGTTAAATAATGGGTTTAAGCTATACAATATCgacttatgttttgttttgtctcaatgtaggtgataacaaattaacaacctTTGTACTTCCAAAGTTTGATTTGATGTGATCATTTTGATAACCGATTACCAATGACTGAACCTCTAAAACTGAATTAGGTCTCATCGTTAAAAAAGTGTAccattataatttgatattttgttCGGAAATGGTCATTATACTTTCATTTTTAGCAATATGTCTCACGCCACTGTCATGTAGTCTTGGCTAAAATGTTTAAATTGATGCAAGTACATTCTATGAATTTCTAATTTCAAATTACTCATATCAAGTTATCCATACCTTTTCTTTTACCGAAAATATTTTGGCAACGACAAGGTGATTTTTTGCATATTTGTACTAAATATTATTTTGGCTTAACTTGAGCCACTTTGCTCTTCAGAAACCAAAAGTTGATATCAGTACAATGTACAAAAGTAGCAAGGCATTTTCAAAGTTCGTGGCTTACATTGAGAACATATAAATACActgtattattttataatttatattttcaaaataaaagcatTCTAAGTATTTTGGATAAAGACGATGATAGAGGTGGATCCAAAATCATGACATCGGATGGAAAAGAACATTTTGACTTGAAAAATATGAGAACCCAATGAACTAATAACAtactaatatacataaatatgatatatttacattaaaaaatttTGGTCCGTCTGTGGCGGTTGCCCCAGTAATTATATACTACATCCGCCAGTGGACAATGATATCAGTTCAGCAGATTAAGTCCTCGAGGTTTTTCTAGCTAGGTAGGCACGGATTCTATGTCAGGTACGTCTTCGACGTTTATTAATCTCGGTGGTTAGGAGAGTGTAGTGGAGGTTTTTCCTCAAATATCTTTTCAGGTTGAAGTAAACAGGACCCAACAAAAACAACCGTTTTTGTTTACTAAATGGACCTCAACTTTATTATGAATGCGTGTTTTATTCGAAAATCGCCACAATATAAAGTTTATTTGGATAAGACATGACAACTAATTCAGTGCATCTGTTAAGAGGGAAGAATGGACAACTCATTCACCTACTTGACATTTAAGTTATTAGGATAAGATCTTCGACTCTTCGAgaagtatataaatatgtaaatcaAGTGCCATTAAAAGTAAGAGATTCTGAAAACGACAACAGTTTGCCACTGGTTTGTTATATAACATGACACTTGTAAATGTAGGAAACTCACAAAACGGTTCATTAAGCTAATTGGATATAATCGTAAGAATAtcttaatactcgtaatatagaTTAATCAATTATCCAACTTGACAACTTGACAACTTGTCACCATCTTATGTCTAATTGTCTATAGTTACCCACTTACTTGTTAAATTAACATTTCTTGTTAAATTAACATTTCCAGCTTATCTTTGGAGTCCACGTGTCTATGTTTTaagtttattgtttatttttatttaagtaattttatttAAGCATGTGAGAGTAGAAGAAGTCATAGAAGTAGTGGGTAGTTTCCTATTCTGTTTCCTAGTCTTTAGGGCCAAGTAGAAAGTGGGTCAAGATAGTGGGTTTGTTCCTATTTATCTTCATTGTATGCAGTTTTCTTAATCGTCAGAAATAAACATCAGAAAAAGGCAACTTGTCACCAAAAGTCTTTGTGTTCTTAAGCATAATTTATCATCACTTTAATCTCTTGTATTTAtcaaagtggtatcagagccaccatTCAAGATGTCAGACCTGCAACTAATTGGCGGTGTGAAGAAATTGAATAACCAGAATTACAAGACATGGGCTACGTATCTTTCTTCGTATTTGAAGGGGCAAGATCTTTGGGAGGTTACTCAAGGGGCCGATACAGAGGAGCCCTCACCAGAGACGGCGGATGGTGCTCTACGGAAATGGAGAGTTAAAGCGGGTAAAACGTTGTTTGTCCTGAAGACTACGGTTGAAGAAGAACTCCTTGATCATATCAAGGATGTGACTAATCCCAAAAAGGCGTGGGATACTCTGGCAGAGGTTCTATCAAAGAAGAATGATGCCCGGCTTCAATTGTTAGAAAATGAGTTATTAAGTATAACTCAACAGGACCTAACGATTCCACAATATTTTCACAAAGTCAAGACTTTGTGTCGGGAAATCGAAACTCTTGATAAAGAATCTGTTATTGGTGATGCAAGGATGAAACGCATTATCATTCACGGATTGAAGCCCGAGTACAGAAGTTATGTTATGGCTGTACAGGGTTGGCCAACACAACCGACGTTGGGTGAGTTCGAGAATTTATTGGCTAGTCAAGAGGCACTGGTCAAACAGTTGGGGAGTCTGTCAGTTGGGTCTAGTTCGAAGCAGGAGGATCAAGTTTTGTACGCCGAGAGATCAAAGGGTCGGTATAATAGTAGGCCACAGAGATCATACCAGAATAACGACAAGAACAAGCCTTTTGATCAAAGTAACAAGAAGGCTGTGAATTCTGATCGAAGTGAGGGCTCTGGCGGATGAAAGCCTCACTACTATGGAAAGAAATTTCTGTTTAAATGCCACAAGTGTGGACGTAAGGGCCACATGGCTCGTAATTGTCCTGGTGCAGTGAACGATGAAGGGAATGCTGCTACGGTGGAAGAAGAAAATGGTTGGGACGTTGAAGCTTTAGTAGCTCAAGTAGATGAAGAGATCGCATGTCCAGCCACTACTGAAACTCATGAAAACTAGTTAGATGACTGGATTGTTGATTCAGGGTGTTCCAATCATCTCACTGGAGACAAGAAACGACTTCAGAATATTATCAAGTATGGGGGCAGTCGGGTTGTAACAATTGCTGATAACTCGAAACATCCAATAAAAGATATTGGTGATGTTGTTTTCAAATCAGAGGGTAGGGAACCCGATTTGGTTTTAAGAGACGTGTATCATGTTCCAGGAATGAGAAGGAACCTCATTTCCGTGCCTCAGATGACAACAGATGGTTTGTACGTGCTCTTTGGCCCAAAAGAAGTGAGCGTGTACAAGGAATTTGAGACTCCATCGACACCAATTCTGCAAGGTCAGAAACATGAATCACTTTATGTTCTGAATGCTGAATCGGCTTATGTCGAAAAGACAAAAGGAAAGCAGACCGGCGATTTGTGGCATAAGAGAATTGGCCATGTAGGGTTTGATAAATTAGGCCTAATGGTGCAAAGAAAACTTGTTGCTGGGCTGCCTAATTTAACCATAAACAAGGATGGTGTGTGTTCAGGATGTCAATTCGGCAAAGCGAAGCAATTGCCTTTCAAAAGCTCAGGTCATCGATCAACAAAAGCACTTGAACTTGTTCACTCAGATGTGTTTGGCCCGGTGAAACAAGCATCAGCACAAGGTCTCAGGTATATGGttacatttattgatgatttttcaagatTTGTTTGGATTTACTTTATGAAGGAGAAAAGTGAAGTTCTAAACAAATTCAAAGAATTTGAAACTGATGTTGAACTCATGATGGGGTGTAAAGTCAAGTGCTTGCGTTCTGATAATGGTGGAGAGTATATGTCCACTGAGTTCGATTATTATCTGAGAAAGAAGTTGATTAAAAGGCAATTGACATGTCCTAATACACCACAGCAGAATGGCGTCTCGGAGTGCAAGAATAGGCATTTGGGTGAAGTGACAAAAAGTTTGATTCACGATAAAAACTTACCGGGTCGTTTCTGGGCTGAAGCAATGCGAGTGGCCTGTTATGTGATCAATCGGGTCCCCTCACAGAACATCGATTATGTCTCACCATATGAGAAGTTGACCCGCACTAAACCAAATGTAAGTTATTTTCGAGTATTTGGCTGTGTATGTTATGTCTTTGTTCCATCTCACCTCCGCCATAAGATGGAGAAAAAGGCTATCCGCTGTGTATTTGTAGGGTATGACTCGGAAAGGAAAGGTTGGAGATGCTGCGACCCTAATAGTGGAAAAGTGTATGTGTCAAGGAATGTCATCTTTGATGAACAGTCTTCATGGTGGTCAAGCGAAAACAAACTGTTGCCGGACAGTGAGCAACTCAAGAAGGATCTTGAAAATCCAGAGGTTGTGTTAAAATTTACCGATGATGTTCATGTTGAAATGGAAGATGATCATGGTGACAAAAACAGAGCAGCCCGTAACAGTGATACCGGTAATCAAGGGAGTTTGGTTCTAAGACGTTCAGAACGGGTACGTAAACGCAATCCCAAGTATGCATATGTTGCTATTGTGGAAGATGTTTTGACAGAACCAAGAAACTCAAAAGAAGTTATTCTAAAAGAAGAATGGCGACGAGCAATGGAAGAAGAAATAGCAGCCTTGCATCGAAATGAAACCTGGGAATTAGTTCCCAAACCTGATGGTGTGGAGCCAGTGAGTTGTAAATGGGTTTTCAAACTGAAACAAAAGGCTGATGGATCAGTAGATCGGTTCAAAGCAAGGCTGGTTGCTCGTGGGTTCTCACAAGAATATGGCGTTAATTTTGAAGAAACTTTCAGCCCGGTAGCCAAGTTAACAACGGTGCGAGTCCTGTTGGCAATTGCAGCATGTAGACAGTGGGAGTTAACTCAAATGGATGTCAACAACGCGTTTCTTTATGGAAAGCTCGATCACGTGATATATATGGATCAACCGAGTGGTTTTGAAAGTCAAGATCGTCCAGACTACGTGTGTAAACTAAAGAAGGCCATTTACGGGCTGAAGCAATCACCAAGAGTTTGGTTTGGTAAGATGGCTGAATTTTTAGAGTTAAATGGTTTTCACTTAACTCATGCTGATACAAGTTTATTTGTTAAGAAGATAGATGACAAAGTTGTTGTAGTCTTGGTTTATGTTGATGATCTTATTATCACTGGAGATGTACAAGAAGAAATCACTCAACTAAAAGCAAATCTATGTGTTAGATTTAAAATGAAGGATTTGGGAAAGTTGGTTCATTTTATTGGTCTGGAGCTGACCTACTGTGAAGATGGATTTTTATTGCATCAAAAGAAGTATGCAGGTGATCTCTTACAAAAGTTCAATATGTTAACATGTAAGCCGTCAGTTACTCCAATGGAACCTGGTAGCAGGTTATATGCTCACGAAGGAAAGAAATTAGATGATCCTTCAGCATATAGAAGTATGGATCCAAGAAAGCAACACATGATAGCCATGAAGCGGGTGTTGAGGTACATTAGAGCTACAATTGGACAAG is drawn from Erigeron canadensis isolate Cc75 chromosome 9, C_canadensis_v1, whole genome shotgun sequence and contains these coding sequences:
- the LOC122581467 gene encoding uncharacterized protein LOC122581467; translation: MSDLQLIGGVKKLNNQNYKTWATYLSSYLKGQDLWEVTQGADTEEPSPETADGALRKWRVKAGKTLFVLKTTVEEELLDHIKDVTNPKKAWDTLAEVLSKKNDARLQLLENELLSITQQDLTIPQYFHKVKTLCREIETLDKESVIGDARMKRIIIHGLKPEYRSYVMAVQGWPTQPTLGEFENLLASQEALVKQLGSLSVGSSSKQEDQVLYAERSKGRYNSRPQRSYQNNDKNKPFDQSNKKAVNSDRSEGSGG
- the LOC122584010 gene encoding uncharacterized protein LOC122584010; protein product: MSKVLKLVKKSKKALGESSLVKVLQSEIRHELSNDLYKNERGSLGDFVIDWDSSQSRDIMMRKKCESGEEVAISALLGDETFLGDVGYPKEAEMKVCVKKTGLSSILQFDCKVVDEGQDKVDFHIQNAFYLKWPTNLSSSVYRGPEFRDLDPDLQQELKHYLISKGIGESFSNFLLHYLHKKEQNQYINWLQNLEALAAKS